catTCAATAATGGCGTGTTTAGAAAAATCGTAAACGGGTGGTAGGGGGAgagcgaaaaaaaattaaacaattatgtataatttaaatttattcatacaatagtAATAACCCATTGGCTTTTGCCAAAATTTGTccatcagaatataatatatttaatgataatattttcgaaaaattatcaaaaaccgCTATTAAcccatttactatttagtatctACCTAATAAGTCTTAGCAAACTTACATAAGAATGTTCTTTAgcctttatttttaaacataatatcaagATGTTCAGGAGAATCTTGAATAGGTACAGTTATAGTGACTTCCTCGACGATTCGTATCATACTTCGTACAGGTTGAATACCACATAATTTTACCATCGCCGAATATTCAAACAGCTGTGACTAAGTTTAAacagtgaatatattataagctgCAAGAGGatgttatattgaaatatatgcttataagttataaatacctTTTAAATTGTCAGCACCGTTTTGcccacaaaaataataattattttaattcagccctaatttttatattaatttaatactcgTATAAACTTTATTTTCACAAGTCAAATCGGTAATTGAAATCGACAGGTGACAGCGTAAATAAACGGTATAATTCAGTCAAAATAGTTTACCTATTGGTCTCAGTCGGTATTAacctaaaatgtaataacaaataacaatgttataatattatgacaaatattagttgatataataattataaatataaaaatgcaacattaatcaattaatataataaaagtttgcCAAGCTCAGTTATGTAGTAGTGTAGTAATAACTAGTTTAGGTGTTGgaacttaatttataataattattatatgattatatattatgattatataaaatgtttgaatcatTTAGGAGTATCACTTAGGTAAACATTGATTGCCTGCCTATTGGGAGGCAGACCGTTTTCGTTTAAGCCGCTTACGATAACGTTTAGGGTACGCCGAGAGGTAAATcgtatcagtggcgtatttacgagGGGACCAAGGGGTTTACCCCCACCACATTGGCCCATAACgatattaaataaacttttttatggggttataaaaaatgatgatgataattattgtaaccCATAGCTACTGACTCATACTGTGGaggtatattcatataaaaatcgTCGACCTTTTTGACTGCGGGACCCAAATAGTATGCGCCCGTTCAACCCGGGCACGGAATTGTTGAATGGGACAATGATAAAATGTTTGCCAAGAGCACGTGATGTCTAAGTGCGTCactatagtataacaatatatagttaAGTGGTGGTAtcttaataggtataatagacaTGTCGAATTTACAACGACGGcatagatatatgtatatatctgcAAACAACCACCGAGTACCGTCATTAATATgtgcacacataatatatattatatatatatatatatatttattattgtatttgtgaAAAATATGACCACCtaccgaaaataataataataatattgtgttttcgtATACttctaataaaaacaacattttcaatataaaaccaGTGACTGCGGCGTGGAATAATATGTGACCAACGACCCGCaataataacgacgacgacgatgtaGAAATTCGgagtaataatgatgataataataataacaatattgttgttgttgttgtcgttgtCGTTGGTGCAAAACTATGATGAGAGCTCACGTTTTCTGGATGATGGcttaaaggggggggggggcagtgcCATCGGCAAACGTATTATTGCGTAAGACTTATCTTGGACGGAAGTCTCGGAGACGACCAGAAATAGTATATCAACCCTCTggtgttatatacctacctacatcataatattattattatactctgacAGCGACATAATATACGAGAGTgcaattacacaataataataataaattgttttcctaGAAAACGGATTATTTCTTGCGCACATGTAggtacttgtatatatatagtatattgacTTTTCGGCAAACACGTTGGTGTTACGAAACAGAGCTAACCCATCCaattttgacaataataataataataataaacaactagAGTGTGTGtcgtattttcattttatataggttattataggtcaataatattatatagttatgtttaaatatttttgaaaatgtatttaaatacaaatatataaatacatccatacaagaaaatatttaaaatacatttcaaatacttttaagaaatagtatttaataacaataaataaatatttggcaagtattttactactttttataattttaaatatttgattgtaCAAGtaagttaaacaatttatttcgtaattagcaatttgtaatttaaagtaGTGATGTTgcataactataattataactatgtaATGCCTATCCCATTTTATCCTAATGTACTTAATACAAATGtgttatacttaaattttataataaataaatgtttattaatgaaacataaaataaataattaatatgaaaatttatttcatttataaataaaataatatgatgaatgatgattatCAAAAATCAATCTGAAATGTTacgaataatttattcttttgaattttgaaaagtatttatataaaagtttttattttcaaatacgaATACGTCCAACACAGTATACAATACACATCtttctaaatacctacttaattttaaaagtacctatttaaaatgtattttgaccactataaaagtaattaaatttcaaacatatttaCTCAAAAACTTTACAACTGTAAAACCGTACCATATTATGTTCACGTCGTAATGGCGTGGTCAGGGACGGTTATATGCTAAGTGGCAGTGGTGGATTCAGGATTGAACTCTGAAGGAAGTCTTTCTTAAAAATCATACTAAttcaaaaaaaacttaattgaaatattaaatagatacactaatgttttaaacattttatgtatggTAATATATTGCATCCTTACATCTTCAGTGAGTGGTCTAAAGGAGTCAAGTTAATCGTTGAGTTTTGGAATTCTttgagattttaataaataagctatattttttggtaaaaacggATTAAGTCAAATACTTTTACTCTTCAAGATATAACACTTAGTATTTAagatttaactaattttaatatgatttatggtttatttgatttaagtagtaatataagtatagaCATACACCAATTTGATACAATAACCACAATAACCAATACCATATTTTAGGATCATAAAAAGTTAAGTTGACTTAAATAATTCTGTTAATCATGATACATTATGGTCAATAAGTTTTAAGTCAATGCTTGATTTTCATTAttgcaatgatataatatgataaatgtattgtaccACGTTCGATGTTAtcagtttcattcatcaaccttaatcaattattaattatttttttattttttaatacaatttacatttatattttgattttaaatggtttaaaacaaaaaaaaaatgttcatattaatttaataatttatactgattttttcctcaaattttaaaagaaaaagttattaaagttttaGATTTGACTTGTTgtcttgttattttttttgaaaaaattgtcttCATAAACCTAAATTTTCATGAAAGCctctaaacacatattataaatattgtataggtagttctaataatatttaaaaacaattatattattttatttagtgtaattttactatttattatgcccaattataacgtattatacaaaatattaaaaataaaatgaggaTTTAACTGTTTTACTTTAGAAAATTCGATATGTCGATAAATCAACTATAAGACTAATACATGGTAGTATGGCACtatgtaattaaatgtatacgGCATAACATCTCGGGGAAGCACAAATACAACAGATATTAATACATTGCATATTACCGAAAAAGTTATTGCAAAAGTAGCGTATTCCCTACCGTTAAAATACCCATCAGaggaatttttttattcattcataaaaatatattatctgtttataaatcatacattggacaaattgtattaaaatccaTACAAAATCACACACTTAAtgtcatataaataatagaaagaAGAAcaggaaattataatatcatattattgacaAGTTCAGGGAAGTCCCCCTATTACCTACATGGGGAAAACTATGTTCGACGATTTAAATAACGAAGTAGGTAAAGAGTCTGATACCAAGTTTATGTGAAAgtcaatgtaataatatcaatgataTATTTGTTCGAACTTGAGCCTTTTCGTGTCTATTACGAACAGTGTGTCCGTTTGACACTTGTTGTCACCCCGCTGACGTTCCGACGCCGAAGTGCGCTTGCGCGAACTTTTGGCGATCGGCTTCGCTGACCACCGGTTGTCCGCGGCCCGGCCGTCGCTGTCTTTTTCCTGCGGTCGGACCGTTCGTTCCGTTCCGACTTGTGCACGTTTTGTTCGGGTGTGCCGACCACAAAACCTCGTGGTTGAGTCTTTTCGTGTGCGTACCCTTCTGTGCCGCCCGTAAAACGTGTCGTGTTCTTCGCACGCGTGTTGCCATCTTTCGCACCGCCGTCCGGTATTGGTCGCCGTGCCCGTGGtcgttaatcattttaatataattattattatatacctgcgcCGATCGTTCATTCTACGTCGCGTCGTGGTTACGCATCTTGCGAGAGGTCAGTGACCTAACCCCTGCCCGGCTGTTTACACCAGGGCCGTCATTCCGAAGATATTTCGCCAATCGTCGTGGGATCCCGATGTCCACAAACGGTGACCAGCGGTatcgttaatatatatattatattattattgtattcttatttatttgtatattgtgcACCTGGGTGCGtccgttatttattataattattatatggcaTTTGTTTGAAGAGACGTCTTCGGCATTGTCCCTTTATTGTATTTAGTGTGTTGTACTTGTacgtatcaaataattatatatattatattgtgaaacaTTACTTTTGGATCTTTATCACTTGCTCCCACACATCCGCGAGTCGTCAGTAAACTGCTGTTAACGTAAGTGCTGACGGCGCAACATTTTTGGTAGCAGAGCGTGGTTTTCCGACCTTTGTGGGGGTTCGGTAGCGGTGTGCTGGATTTTGGTGGGCTGGTATCCACATAGTGTTTCCTACGGTGCTTATAGgcgacataatttatttttattttttatttgtatttggattatatattctatttatatatttatattataatacacttcgCTCGTAATGACAGACGAGAAAGACATTGAGCGTACTTCGCGCCTGCTCGCGCGTGCTAAAGTAAAGCGTACTACCATTATATCGCAGATTCGAGCTATACATACTATGGCGTTGCGCGTACAATCAGAGCCTGATCTAGCCTCAGAGTTTGCGTTAAACGCGGCTGATTTAGACGCGCTATGGTTTCAATTTCGGACGGATGACGATTCCGTATTAGACCTTTTAGCGGCGTCCGATAAGCTCGCCGACTATTCACCCGACATGATAGCGGAGGTACGCCAACTAATTAACTCGGCTAAAAATATCGCCCAGCGGTTAATCCCGACAGGTGCCGACGCCGTCGACTTGTCGTATCTCCGAGAGGGGACATTAAGTGTCCAGAAATCGCGCGAGGATCCGGTTAAGTCACTCTCCCGCTTACCTGATATACCTCTACCCTCGTTCGAGGGTGATTACCGATCGTGGCCCAATTTTCGCGATAGATTTTCCGCGCTTGTCCATAAGCGATCTAATTTATCAAACATCGATAAGATGTACTATCTAATAGGTTGTCTAAAAGGTGCCGCAGCCGACGCTGTCCGAGGCATACCGGTGTCGGCGGACAATTACGAGTTAGTAATGAGCACCTTATCTGACAAATTTAATCGACCGCGTTTGGTCGCCACGTCACTCGTCGACAAGCTACTGCAATCGTCGGCCATGACACAAGAGTCGCTTAACGACTTGAACACATTTGTAGGCACGTTCAGTGAATCCATCTCATTATTAGACGCGCTAAAAATACCAGACTCTgggtcttttattttattttctatagcgTTTCGACGTTTACCAGTTTCTACCCGCAAATTATTTGAAGCGAATAGTACAGTCGATTACCCGTCGATAGGACAATTATTAGACTTTCTCCGGTCCCGAGTGGCCATTCTCGAAGTTGTGGGCGAATCCCACAAAAGTAGTACTAATAATGCGCCGTCAAAGTCGACAGGTCAGTTCCGAAAGGGGGGAGATTACGCAGGGAAGCCTCGGTTGACGTCTTTAGTCACGTCCAAGTCAAATAGTACGTGCCCATGTTGTGCGGGTACGCACGCACTAACATCGTGTGCGCGGTTTAAAAATTGGGGTCCCGACGAGCGCGCTCGATGGACGCGCGATAAAAAATTATGCTTTAATTGCTTTAGTGACGAGCACTGGGCTCCCAAATGTAATGCTAAATCGAGTTGTCAGAACTGCACGCGTAAACACCACTCGCTTCTTCATCATAGTATATCGTCCAGTAGAGATCACGATGTTCGAAACGAGTCACCGGCTGCCGAGGCGTCGTTATGCGCGTCCTTGCCGCGTCCCCCTCCACACCAGGCGTCGTCTATAATTTTAGGTACCGCGCTAGTGCATATGCGCGATCGTTCCGGGTCGTGGCAAACAATGCGCGCATTAATTGATTGCGCGTCGCAGATAAGCGCCGTTACGAGTGCGTGTGCCGATCGGTTAGGCCTTAAGCGTTCCCGTTGGACTGCCCCGATAAGCGGTTTATCCGGAGTTCCCGTAGTAAATGTCCAAGGTCGCGTTGAATGTAACGTACAGCCGCGGTTTGCGTCCGAACCTGTGCTTTCCATAAATGCGTGGGTGTTGCCCGCCATAACGAGTGACTTGCCTCGAACAACGCTACACTCGAGCATTAAAGAGAGGTACTCTAACCTCGCGCTCGCCGACCCGTCATTCGATATCACTTCAcctattgacatattattaggCGGCGACGTATATGCGTCAATAATGGACGGTCGAAAATTTTCGGTGGACAAAGCTTTACCTACGGCGTTTAGTTCGGTCTTTGGTTGGATCTTAATCGGTCCAGTGGACGCCCGAGAGGCTCACCCGTATCAATCGGTGCCGGTCGCTATGACTGTTTCCATTGAAGGGTTAATGGAACGGTTCTGGCAGGTTGAGGAGCCAGCGGCTGCGCCCGCGACGTTCACGGACGAGGGGCgttgtgaaaaattattttgtgaacaGTCTATACGTTTGCCGTGTGGCCGTTTTTCGGTACCGTTGCCCTTTCGTGCTCCGCCGTCAGCTGATACATTTGTCGGGTCCCGCGAACTCGCGGTGCGCCGTTTTGACGCACTCGAACGTAAATTGGCTACAAGCCCtcaattaaaatctttatatgTCCAATTCATGTCGGAATACATTTCGCTAGGTCATATGTCCGTCGCAACGTCCCCGGGACGTTATTTTATTCCGCACCATGCGGTGTATCGTCCGGCGATCGACGAAAATAAAATACGCGTTGTATTCGACGCTTCCGCGCAAAGTAGTCGCGGACCGTCATTgaataattgtttgtttacCGGTCCTAAATTACAACAGGACATAGTCGACATTTTGACTAGATTTCGGGTCCCCAAGTACGTTTTTACGACCGACATCTGCAAAATGTAtagacaaatattaattttaccggAATATCGTCAATTCCAACATATTTTATGGCGACCGTCGCCACACGACGCACTTGTAGAATATGAGCTAAATACCGTCACGTACGGCGTTAATTGCGCGCCTTATCTCGCTCTACGCGTGTTACAAACTATCGCATCCGATGATTGCGATAATTTCGAGTTTGTGGGTAATGCGTTGACACGTCAAACCTATGTCGACGACATTTGCGACGGGGCAGATACAATTTCGAACGTATTAAAATTGCAGTCCGATTTAATCTCTGTTATGAACAAATCGGGATTAGAACTGAAAAAGTGGGCGTCAAATACGCCACGCGTTTTAGACGCGGTATCAGCCGCAGATCGCGTGTGTGCGCCTATGCCATTCGAATCGGTCGACGGCTACGGTACCAAGGTGCTCGGCTTACAATGGCATCCCGAGGGGGATTTTTTCTGTTGCGCGTTAAGTCTCGACTCAGCACCCGTATGCACTAAACGTGGCATTCTTTCTTTAGTAGCGCGTATATTCGACCCGCTAGGTGTGTTCGCTCCCGCGGTATTTTTAGCTAAGTCTATAATGCAGCGTACCTGGCAACTTGGCATGACTTGGGATGAGCCTTTACCAAACAATATTCACGACGAATGGATCGCGTTCGTCTCCGACTTACCGTCGTTATTAAATATTCGGGTTCCGCGTCATTTGAACTCGAGTCGCGGCGCGCCGTGCTATTTAATTGGATTTTGTGACGCCTCGCAACTCGGCTACGCGGCGGTCGTGTATGTGCGCATGGCTGACGTCGATGTTAACGCGTCCGTATTTTTAATTggtacaaaaactaaattagCGCCCATAAAATCATTAACCATCCCCCGATTAGAATTAAACGCCGCGTTGTTATTGGCTCGATGGTTAAGTCGCGTCCGCGACATTTTGGCCCCGCAACTTAATATTGTCGGTATAAATGCGTGGTCAGATTCCACGATAGTGTTATCATGGTTAAGTGCCCCGCAcgaagcatttaaaatttatgtgTCGAATCGAGTGCACCAAGTTCGCAATTTACTGCCGGATTGTCGATGGCGGCATGTTGACTCGGTCAATAACCCCGCCGACTGCGCGTCGCGTGGCATCATGCCGGCTGCTCTAGCGCAGCACAAATTGTATTGGCACGGCCCACAACTAGCGTACGGCGACCCATCGGAATGGGATGATGCTCGTTCGCCGCTACCGTTATGTGACCTGCCCGAACTTCGTCCAGTGTCCTGCGCCGCCCGTGTTGACGAAATTAAAGTCGAATGGTTTAATCGTTTTTCTAGTTACGACCGTATGTTACGAGTAGTGGCGTATATGCGCCGGTTTATTGCCGCCGGTATTCGTCGAGTACGTCGACAACCGGACCACATCGCACCCGCATATTTGCAAAAGTCGGAACTAGATAACGCCGCTCGTATATTAGAGGCTGAGTCACAGCGCGTACATTTCGCCGTGCTGTTACATGAATTGTCGACAGGTAAACATGTTTCGTCCAAGCCGCTTGCTCGTTTAGCACCCTTTATAGACCCGGACGGTGTCATCCGCGTTGGCGGACGCCTGCGGCATTCATTATTAACTTATGATTGCAAGCATCCGATTTTGTTGGCCAAGCGTTCGTATTACGCATATTTATTGTGCCATCGTTGGCACCTGGTGACTTGTCATGCGGGCCCGCGAGTTCTTACCGCGCTTATTTCACGTCGATTTTGGATCATATCGCTTCGATCGGTGTTGCATAGTATTATTACAAACTGTTCGGTTTGTGTGCGGTTTGATGCTAAACGCGTACAGCCGTTAATGGCAGACTTGCCCGACACTCGTGTCCAACAGCGACGACCCTTCGAACGTGTAGGCGTTGATTATGCGGGCCCCCTACAAATGCGCGAAACTAGACTACGCAGATCCcgcattttcaaaatttatattgcggtttttatttgtttcactACGAAAGCTGTCCACCTCGAAGTGGTGACCGACCTGTCGACCGACGCCTTTCTAGCTGCGTTCGATCGTTTTATTGCCCGTCGAGGTTTACCAAGCGACGTGTTCTCGGACTGCGGCACTAATTTCGTCGGGGCTGATAAGAAATTACGCGCGCTTATCCACAGCCCGGAGGGCCGGGCCGCTATCGCCAATTCGCGTGCTATCTGCGAGTGGCACTTCAATCCGCCTAGCGCCCCCCATTTCGGAGGCTTATGGGAAGCGGCGGTGCGATCGACGAAACGCCTTTTAATACGAGTCATAGGGACACACATCTTCACGTACGAAGAGTTTACGACCATATTAGCGCGCGTAGAGGCCGTTTTAAACTCGCGTCCGCTCACGCCCGCCTCGACGGATCCGCATGATCTCGAGTGTTTGACGCCTAGTCATTTTTTAATAGGTCAACCGCTTCTTACCGTTCCGCCTAGATCGGGTCCAGAGCCCGCCCGTAGTTTAACCGATCGGTGGAAGTTGATGGATCAGTGCCATCAGTCTTTTTGGCGCCGTTGGTCCTCTGAGTATCTGACTACGCTACAGGAGAGGTCCAAGTGGACCAAGGGTGTCCCCAATGTGAAGGTGGACGATATGGTCGTGGTAGTAGACAACCAAAGCCCCCCCCTAAGGTGGCGACTCGGTCGTATAGTAGAGTTGTTTCCAGGTACTGATGGTCATGTCCGTGTCGCTCGAGTTATAACGCAAGCAGGTAGCGTCGTACGACCAGTGGTTAAACTCGTGCTGTTACCCACCAAATAATGTTCTTCTTGTCGCGTTAGGTACAGGGACCTTGTGGGTACCATGCGTGCCGACGTTTCAGCACATTGCTTCAGCTCAcccgtttaattttttatgctaCGCGCGATTACCAAAGATGTTGTCAATCGCTTAGTGTTGGGCAAATGCTCAATGACCCATTGGtagatatataaaacaaaaaaaaacattttttttttgattattaattattttttatttatattatactttgtattttttctatttattatacatatatgtacattgtacatatattgttacctaatattttgttttatattttatatcatatgtatTTCTCCTGGTCttatgttcattattataataactatatgttCACCATATgtgatgaattttttttgtattaacgaTAACCGCCGTCACGAAGATCGGATTCAATGTTGGGATATGCACCACGGTTCCTGCGCTGTCGACTACTGTTACTCCACGATATGTGAGGCCAGGCCTCCCATAGGGGGAGGATGTTCGAACTTGAGCCTTTTCGTGTCTATTACGAACAGTGTGTCCGTTTGACACTTGTTGTCACCCCGCTGACGTTCCGACGCCGAAGTGCGCTTGCGCGAACTTTTGGCGATCGGCTTCGCTGACCACCGGTTGTCCGCGGCCCGGCCGTCGCTGTCTTTTTCCTGCGGTCGGACCGTTCGTTCCGTTCCGACTTGTGCACGTTTTGTTCGGGTGTGCCGACCACAAAACCTCGTGGTTGAGTCTTTTCGTGTGCGTACCCTTCTGTGCCGCCCGTAAAACGTGTCGTGTTCTTCGCACGCGTGTTGCCATCTTTCGCACCGCCGTCCGGTATTGGTCGCCGTGCCCGTGGtcgttaatcattttaatataattattattatatacctgcgcCGATCGTTCATTCTACGTCGCGTCGTGGTTACGCATCTTGCGAGAGGTCAGTGACCTAACCCCTGCCCGGCTGTTTACACCAGGGCCGTCATTCCGAAGATATTTCGCCAATCGTCGTGGGATCCCGATGTCCACAAACGGTGACCAGCGGTatcgttaatatatatattatattattattgtattcttatttatttgtatattgtgcACCTGGGTGCGtccgttatttattataattattatatggcaTTTGTTTGAAGAGACGTCTTCGGCATTGTCCCTTTATTGTATTTAGTGTGTTGTACTTGTacgtatcaaataattatatatattatattgt
This genomic window from Metopolophium dirhodum isolate CAU chromosome 1, ASM1992520v1, whole genome shotgun sequence contains:
- the LOC132946618 gene encoding uncharacterized protein LOC132946618, with amino-acid sequence MTDEKDIERTSRLLARAKVKRTTIISQIRAIHTMALRVQSEPDLASEFALNAADLDALWFQFRTDDDSVLDLLAASDKLADYSPDMIAEVRQLINSAKNIAQRLIPTGADAVDLSYLREGTLSVQKSREDPVKSLSRLPDIPLPSFEGDYRSWPNFRDRFSALVHKRSNLSNIDKMYYLIGCLKGAAADAVRGIPVSADNYELVMSTLSDKFNRPRLVATSLVDKLLQSSAMTQESLNDLNTFVGTFSESISLLDALKIPDSGSFILFSIAFRRLPVSTRKLFEANSTVDYPSIGQLLDFLRSRVAILEVVGESHKSSTNNAPSKSTGQFRKGGDYAGKPRLTSLVTSKSNSTCPCCAGTHALTSCARFKNWGPDERARWTRDKKLCFNCFSDEHWAPKCNAKSSCQNCTRKHHSLLHHSISSSRDHDVRNESPAAEASLCASLPRPPPHQASSIILGTALVHMRDRSGSWQTMRALIDCASQISAVTSACADRLGLKRSRWTAPISGLSGVPVVNVQGRVECNVQPRFASEPVLSINAWVLPAITSDLPRTTLHSSIKERYSNLALADPSFDITSPIDILLGGDVYASIMDGRKFSVDKALPTAFSSVFGWILIGPVDAREAHPYQSVPVAMTVSIEGLMERFWQVEEPAAAPATFTDEGRCEKLFCEQSIRLPCGRFSVPLPFRAPPSADTFVGSRELAVRRFDALERKLATSPQLKSLYVQFMSEYISLGHMSVATSPGRYFIPHHAVYRPAIDENKIRVVFDASAQSSRGPSLNNCLFTGPKLQQDIVDILTRFRVPKYVFTTDICKMYRQILILPEYRQFQHILWRPSPHDALVEYELNTVTYGVNCAPYLALRVLQTIASDDCDNFEFVGNALTRQTYVDDICDGADTISNVLKLQSDLISVMNKSGLELKKWASNTPRVLDAVSAADRVCAPMPFESVDGYGTKVLGLQWHPEGDFFCCALSLDSAPVCTKRGILSLVARIFDPLGVFAPAVFLAKSIMQRTWQLGMTWDEPLPNNIHDEWIAFVSDLPSLLNIRVPRHLNSSRGAPCYLIGFCDASQLGYAAVVYVRMADVDVNASVFLIGTKTKLAPIKSLTIPRLELNAALLLARWLSRVRDILAPQLNIVGINAWSDSTIVLSWLSAPHEAFKIYVSNRVHQVRNLLPDCRWRHVDSVNNPADCASRGIMPAALAQHKLYWHGPQLAYGDPSEWDDARSPLPLCDLPELRPVSCAARVDEIKVEWFNRFSSYDRMLRVVAYMRRFIAAGIRRVRRQPDHIAPAYLQKSELDNAARILEAESQRVHFAVLLHELSTGKHVSSKPLARLAPFIDPDGVIRVGGRLRHSLLTYDCKHPILLAKRSYYAYLLCHRWHLVTCHAGPRVLTALISRRFWIISLRSVLHSIITNCSVCVRFDAKRVQPLMADLPDTRVQQRRPFERVGVDYAGPLQMRETRLRRSRIFKIYIAVFICFTTKAVHLEVVTDLSTDAFLAAFDRFIARRGLPSDVFSDCGTNFVGADKKLRALIHSPEGRAAIANSRAICEWHFNPPSAPHFGGLWEAAVRSTKRLLIRVIGTHIFTYEEFTTILARVEAVLNSRPLTPASTDPHDLECLTPSHFLIGQPLLTVPPRSGPEPARSLTDRWKLMDQCHQSFWRRWSSEYLTTLQERSKWTKGVPNVKVDDMVVVVDNQSPPLRWRLGRIVELFPGTDGHVRVARVITQAGSVVRPVVKLVLLPTK